A stretch of the Malus domestica chromosome 08, GDT2T_hap1 genome encodes the following:
- the LOC103410907 gene encoding probable pectinesterase/pectinesterase inhibitor 20, translated as MASKFFHLVKVSSFLIIFHFLSSRSLADVPLNTPLPPETICKSTPHPSYCTSVLPHNNESVYDFGRFSVQRALSESHKLLDLYEKYLQKGSSLTNPAIQALEDCKQLALLNIDFLSSSLETVNKVSDVLPILDADDVQTLLSAILTNHQTCSDGIASLPSSAGSVLGDLSVPLSNNTKLFSTSLALFTKGWVPKDKNGVPKQPKRQFKFGKGRLNLKMSSHARAIYDSAINHRGRRLLQVGDEEVLVKDIVVVSQDGSGNFTTINQAIAIAPNNSVASGGYFMIYITAGVYEEYVSIISQKKYLLFIGDGINQTIITGNNSVGDGSTTFNSATLAVVAQGFMAVNITVRNTAGPSKGQAVALRSGADFSVFYSCSFEGYQDTLYTHSLRQFYRECDIYGTVDFIFGNAAVVLQNCNIYPRQPNQGQSNPITAQGRTDPNQNTGTSIHNCTITPTPDLASSNYTVKTYLGRPWKEYSRTVYMQTFMGSLIDPAGWLAWSGDFALSTLYYAEYNNTGPGSSTTNRVTWPGYHVINATVAANFTVSNFLLGDNWLPDTGVPYTGGLV; from the exons ATGGCTTCTAAGTTCTTTCATCTTGTGAAAGTTTCATCATTTCTCATAATCTTCCATTTCCTCAGCTCTCGATCGCTAGCAGATGTCCCTCTAAACACTCCTCTCCCACCAGAAACCATTTGCAAGTCCACCCCACATCCTTCTTACTGCACATCTGTCCTTCCCCACAACAACGAAAGTGTCTATGACTTTGGCAGGTTTTCAGTCCAACGTGCACTTTCCGAATCCCATAAGCTCTTAGATTTGTATGAAAAATATCTTCAAAAGGGTTCAAGTTTAACAAATCCTGCAATCCAAGCACTTGAGGACTGCAAGCAGCTTGCATTGTTAAACATTGATTTCTTATCGAGCTCCCTTGAAACTGTTAACAAAGTGAGTGATGTTCTTCCTATCTTGGATGCCGATGATGTCCAAACATTGCTTAGCGCAATTCTAACCAACCACCAAACTTGTTCTGATGGGATTGCATCTCTGCCTTCTTCAGCTGGGAGTGTCCTAGGTGATCTATCAGTTCCACTCTCTAACAACACAAAATTGTTTAGTACCTCTTTGGCTCTCTTTACCAAGGGTTGGGTGCCTAAGGACAAAAATGGGGTGCCAAAGCAACCCAAGAGGCAGTTCAAATTCGGGAAGGGACGTTTGAACTTGAAAATGTCAAGCCATGCTCGTGCAATTTATGACTCCGCTATCAATCATCGGGGAAGAAGGCTACTTCAGGTGGGAGATGAAGAAGTTTTGGTGAAGGACATTGTGGTTGTGAGTCAAGATGGAAGTGGAAACTTCACCACCATCAATCAAGCCATTGCCATTGCACCAAATAACTCTGTTGCTAGTGGTGGgtacttcatgatatatatcACTGCCGGTGTTTATGAAGAGTACGTGTCAATTATATCACAAAAGAAGTATTTGTTGTTCATCGGAGATGGTATCAATCAGACTATCATCACAGGAAATAACAGCGTAGGAGATGGATCGACAACTTTCAATTCTGCTACTTTAG CTGTGGTGGCACAAGGGTTTATGGCAGTAAACATCACTGTTCGTAACACAGCTGGGCCAAGCAAAGGACAAGCAGTTGCACTTCGAAGTGGAGCGGATTTTTCAGTGTTCTATAGTTGCAGCTTTGAAGGGTACCAAGATACCTTGTACACACATTCCCTCAGACAATTCTACAGAGAATGTGATATCTATGGAACAGTTGATTTCATATTCGGCAATGCTGCTGTTGTTCTACAAAATTGCAATATCTACCCTCGTCAGCCTAATCAAGGGCAATCCAATCCCATCACAGCTCAAGGTAGAACAGACCCGAATCAGAACACAGGAACTTCAATCCACAATTGCACTATTACACCTACACCTGATTTGGCTTCGAGTAATTATACTGTCAAGACCTATCTAGGGAGGCCATGGAAGGAGTATTCAAGAACAGTTTACATGCAAACTTTCATGGGAAGTTTAATTGATCCTGCTGGATGGCTTGCTTGGAGTGGAGACTTTGCACTAAGTACATTGTATTATGCTGAGTACAATAACACTGGTCCTGGATCAAGCACTACAAATAGAGTTACATGGCCCGGTTACCATGTGATCAATGCAACTGTTGCTGCTAATTTTACAGTCTCCAACTTCTTGCTGGGGGATAATTGGTTGCCTGACACTGGAGTCCCTTACACTGGTGGTTTGGTTTGA
- the LOC103410942 gene encoding uncharacterized protein: MAINLIQGFRTKCHPKHAAPIGLYPDAKYLVIRIPNSRALILVARSLILALCIASLPWLNSLLPTATTSLPEIMSSSDVVNLELLPLIFRDLANEGLYRKGTHKAVYVSNGDEEAVKASQILDNDDIKEIELINSDKRSLTPENSIDFAFVSAFPDASKFIERTLKIHGIVVLSLSNDASNSFKKPNNYKMVYLRRFDTIILAMRKTSTHATETSSSTTTSPTRRRLLAEEAKKEALKKLEDVLLEPPRASSGKSRRYLKRTRYLPDLMGDSLESYPRRVFIDVGLPEKEGGSGTSWFAKNYPTRDKNFEMYKIETVTEDSSGKEVVQTGISEWLNKNVKDEEYVVMKAEAEVVEEMVKSKAIHLVDELFLECKHQGHNQKINVRSRRAYWQCLALYGQLRDEGVAVHQWWG; the protein is encoded by the coding sequence ATGGCGATCAATTTGATCCAAGGTTTCCGTACCAAATGCCACCCAAAGCATGCTGCTCCAATCGGATTGTATCCAGATGCCAAGTACTTGGTTATTCGGATTCCCAATTCCAGAGCCTTGATCCTCGTTGCTCGTTCTTTGATCTTGGCTTTGTGCATCGCCTCACTCCCGTGGTTGAACTCACTCCTTCCCACAGCAACCACTTCTCTGCCTGAAATAATGAGCTCATCCGACGTGGTTAATCTGGAGCTTCTGCCTTTGATCTTCCGCGACTTGGCCAACGAAGGTCTATACAGGAAAGGCACACATAAAGCTGTTTACGTAAGCAACGGAGATGAAGAAGCTGTTAAAGCATCTCAGATCCTTGATAACGATGATATCAAGGAAATCGAGCTTATCAACTCCGACAAACGAAGCTTAACCCCTGAAAACTCAATCGACTTTGCCTTCGTCTCTGCCTTCCCTGATGCCTCAAAGTTTATCGAAAGGACCCTTAAAATCCATGGGATTGTCGTGCTTTCGCTCAGCAATGACGCCTCTAACAGTTTCAAGAAGCCTAACAACTACAAGATGGTGTACCTGAGGCGATTTGACACGATCATTTTGGCAATGAGGAAGACCAGCACCCATGCAACCGAAACTTCATCCTCTACCACCACCTCTCCCACAAGGAGAAGGCTCTTGGCTGAGGAGGCAAAGAAGGAGGCGCTGAAGAAGCTCGAAGATGTGCTTCTAGAGCCCCCGAGAGCCTCATCTGGGAAATCGAGGAGGTACTTGAAGAGAACAAGGTACCTCCCGGACTTGATGGGTGACTCGCTCGAGAGCTACCCTAGAAGGGTTTTCATTGACGTAGGGTTGCCAGAGAAGGAAGGCGGAAGTGGGACGAGCTGGTTCGCAAAGAACTACCCTACCCGGGACAAGAACTTTGAGATGTACAAGATCGAGACTGTAACAGAGGATAGTTCCGGGAAGGAGGTGGTTCAGACCGGAATATCGGAGTGGCTGAACAAGAATGTTAAGGATGAGGAGTATGTGGTGATGAAGGCCGAGGCCGAGGTGGTGGAGGAGATGGTGAAGAGTAAAGCGATTCATTTGGTGGATGAGCTTTTCTTGGAGTGCAAGCACCAGGGACATAATCAAAAAATTAATGTTAGGAGCCGCAGGGCATATTGGCAGTGCTTAGCATTGTACGGACAGCTTCGGGACGAAGGTGTTGCGGTGCATCAATGGTGGGGTTAG